GGGGATAAAGAAATTAAGCAGGTTTTCAGCGATGTTCTCAGCGTGTTGGAGTAAGAAGCCATGATTGAACTGAAGAGTAAGGAACAGCTTGGCCGCATGCGGAAAGCTGGCCGGATCGTGGCAGAAACTCTGGAACTGATGCGGAAAATGGTTGCCCCGGGAGTAACTACGGAACAACTAGACAGAGCAGCGGAAGATTACATTGGCAAATGCAATGCGATTCCTGCCTTCAAAGGGTATAACGGCTTCCCCGCAACACTATGTACTTCGATTAATGAAGAAGTGGTGCATGGGATACCGGGTTTAAGGGCCCTGAAAAGTGGAGATATTATCAGTATTGATTGCGGGGCAATCATTGACGGATACGTCGGTGATTCTGCGATCACACTGCCGGTAGGAGAAATCAGCAGGGAACTTCAAAATCTGCTGGCAGTGACTGAAGAATCTCTCCGGTGTGGAATTGCCCAGGCGCTGAAAGGTAACCGGCTGTTTGATATATCCTACGCTATTCAGACGTATGTAGAAGAGAATACAATGTCGGTCGTTCGGGACTATGTAGGTCACGGAATCGGCAGAAAAATGCATGAAGAACCTCAAGTACCCAATTTTGGCAAACCCGGCAGGGGGCCGAGACTCGAGGTAGGAATGGTCCTGGCGATAGAACCAATGGTCAACTTAGGAGG
The window above is part of the Dehalobacter sp. genome. Proteins encoded here:
- the map gene encoding type I methionyl aminopeptidase, with the translated sequence MIELKSKEQLGRMRKAGRIVAETLELMRKMVAPGVTTEQLDRAAEDYIGKCNAIPAFKGYNGFPATLCTSINEEVVHGIPGLRALKSGDIISIDCGAIIDGYVGDSAITLPVGEISRELQNLLAVTEESLRCGIAQALKGNRLFDISYAIQTYVEENTMSVVRDYVGHGIGRKMHEEPQVPNFGKPGRGPRLEVGMVLAIEPMVNLGGYQVETLENQWTVVTKDRRASAHFEHTVAITENGPEILTRIEG